A window from Cryptomeria japonica chromosome 1, Sugi_1.0, whole genome shotgun sequence encodes these proteins:
- the LOC131857355 gene encoding disease resistance protein BAK6-like, whose product MSSLTLLGLYLNSLTGSIPKSFGQLSRLTAWSMRQNYLTGSLPVELRNLTSLQLARLYENSLSGSIPIKFGHLKSLQQFEARNNNFSEMIPTKLSNCSAFGLLRLQGNQLSEGIPPQLGRLHFLAELHLE is encoded by the coding sequence ATGTCATCTCTCACCCTTTTAGGCTTGTACTTGAATTCCCTCACGGGTAGTATTCCAAAATCATTCGGCCAGCTTTCCCGCCTAACTGCATGGAGCATGCGCCAGAATTATCTGACAGGCTCTCTTCCGGTTGAACTAAGGAATCTTACAAGTCTACAACTTGCACGGTTATATGAAAATTCATTAAGCGGAAGTATTCCGATCAAGTTTGGCCACCTAAAATCCCTTCAACAATTTGAGGCGCGAAACAATAATTTCAGCGAGATGATTCCAACAAAGTTGAGCAACTGTTCGGCGTTTGGGCTTCTCAGACTACAGGGCAATCAACTAAGCGAGGGCATACCTCCACAGCTGGGTCGACTACACTTCCTAGCCGAACTACATTTGGAGTAG
- the LOC131857352 gene encoding probable serine/threonine-protein kinase PBL23 → MVYLYVHRRKKSKDEHVRQRDLFLEREIARLNQNELFHATSEFSDTNIIGSRRKAMVYSGRLNISAREQAVDLKRFRDEIAGSESLITEIRALVVTKHCNLVLLLGYCWDSRAMALVMEMMSNRTLAEHIQEKRLNWSRCLRITRGVAEGLKYLHHKCPQPVLHCDLKPSNILLAMDFEPRIIDFGISRILNYDDMSHRFSTSNLHGSIG, encoded by the coding sequence ATGGTGTACTTGTATGTTCACAGAAGAAAAAAGAGCAAGGATGAGCACGTAAGACAAAGGGATTTGTTCCTTGAGCGAGAAATAGCTAGACTAAATCAAAATGAGTTGTTCCATGCGACTTCAGAGTTTAGCGACACAAACATAATCGGCTCTCGCAGAAAGGCGATGGTGTATAGCGGGAGGCTAAATATATCCGCCAGAGAACAAGCGGTAGATTTGAAGAGATTCAGAGATGAAATCGCCGGTAGTGAGAGCCTGATCACTGAAATTCGAGCGTTGGTCGTGACTAAACACTGTAACTTAGTTCTCTTGTTGGGGTATTGTTGGGATTCAAGGGCCATGGCTTTGGTTATGGAGATGATGTCGAATCGAACCTTGGCCGAGCACATTCAAGAAAAGAGACTGAACTGGAGCAGGTGCTTGAGAATCACACGTGGCGTGGCTGAGGGATTGAAGTACCTTCACCACAAATGTCCGCAGCCAGTTTTACACTGCGATTTGAAACCGTCCAACATCTTGCTGGCCATGGACTTCGAGCCCAGGATTATTGATTTCGGGATTTCCAGAATCCTCAACTATGATGACATGAGTCATAGATTTAGCACTTCCAATTTGCATGGGTCCATCGGCTAA